The following proteins are encoded in a genomic region of Zea mays cultivar B73 chromosome 9, Zm-B73-REFERENCE-NAM-5.0, whole genome shotgun sequence:
- the LOC100501416 gene encoding uncharacterized protein LOC100501416 isoform 1 (isoform 1 is encoded by transcript variant 1), producing MAAPPQPLASLDYWRCFFSGARASIFDAIDAAIRVAAADHPDALRARRDAIAERLYTAIVALPATQEAPGQSTPGQPALLLPEGAASVPSLCSSDRAEVVNNDGGGAPLTNSDDDVVAEAFRIKAALSNAQDKSEAELLELLGRLGQLEFTVDAIRATGIGMDVRPLRKHGSKQIRQLVRSLIEGWTATVNEWMNNGDPVVDHTPQSVDASCLDEEEGGLPSPPMDEAALFAAPCTSIELSEFFDEMDDDGNIRADVKDGGQRNPASQESVSKQSPTVQQYDPEQNWKLDQSATKQLRPNEAFGWQTTQRSNSGAQAKASSAAFGPGRPQASQMGRPRCSEVKPEQQQQQQRDVSVAQRRPKPTVPKPPPTEHDEYPVRAKQQQQLAKDGKLEATKRKLQEGYQEFNNAKKQRTIQMVDPQDLPKQGSRNLALSGKPRNSSNIRNRLAVRR from the exons ATGGCAGCGCCGCCGCAGCCGCTGGCGTCGCTGGACTACTGGCGGTGCTTCTTCAGCGGCGCGCGGGCTAGCATCTTTGACGCCATCGACGCCGCCATCCGAGTAGCCGCCGCCGACCACCCCGACGCCCTCCGCGCGCGCCGCGACGCCATCGCCGAGCGCCTCTACACCGCGATTGTCGCGCTTCCTGCAACACAGGAGGCGCCGGGGCAGTCCACCCCGGGCCAGCCGGCGCTCCTCCTTCCCGAGGGCGCCGCCAGCGTGCCCAGCCTCTGCAGCTCGGACCGCGCCGAGGTCGTCAAcaacgacggcggcggcgcgccgCTGACCAACAGCGATGACGACGTGGTCGCCGAGGCGTTCCGTATCAAGGCGGCTCTCTCCAATGCCCAAGACAAG TCGGAGGCCGAGTTGCTAGAGCTTCTGGGGAGGCTGGGGCAGCTGGAATTCACGGTGGACGCCATCAGG GCTACTGGGATTGGAATGGACGTGAGACCGTTGCGAAAGCATGGCTCGAAACAGATTCGGCAACTCGTCCGATCGCTCATTGA AGGTTGGACGGCTACTGTTAACGAGTGGATGAACAATGGAGATCCCGTTGTAG ATCATACACCACAATCAGTGGATGCTTCTTGCCTGGATGAGGAAGAAGGGGGTCTGCCATCCCCTCCCATGGATGAGGCAGCCTTGTTTGCAGCACCATGTACCTCAATCGAGCTATCCGAG TTCTTCGATGAAATGGATGACGACGGAA ATATTAGGGCCGACGTCAAGGACGGCGGGCAGCGTAATCCGGCAAGCCAGGAGTCGGTCAGCAAGCAGTCACCTACGGTCCAGCAGTATGACCCAGAGCAGAACTGGAAGCTAGACCAGTCTGCCACGAAGCAACTGCGACCAAACGAGGCATTCGGCTGGCAGACAACGCAGCGGTCGAATTCGGGGGCGCAAGCGAAGGCGTCGAGTGCGGCTTTTGGTCCAGGGAGACCTCAGGCGTCGCAGATGGGGAGGCCGAGATGCTCGGAGGTGAAGccagagcagcagcagcagcagcagcgagaCGTCTCGGTGGCTCAAAGAAGACCGAAACCGACAGTGCCTAAG CCGCCGCCAACTGAGCATGATGAATATCCAGTCCGCGCGAAGCAACAGCAACAGCTTGCAAAGGATGGCAAGCTGGAGGCTACGAAGCGTAAGCTACAGGAGGGTTACCAAGAATTCAACAACG CGAAGAAGCAGCGGACGATCCAGATGGTGGATCCACAGGACCTGCCGAAGCAAGGGAGCCGGAACCTGGCGCTGAGCGGCAAGCCGAGGAACAGCAGCAACATCAGGAACCGGCTGGCCGTCCGCCGCTGA